A portion of the Calothrix sp. 336/3 genome contains these proteins:
- a CDS encoding PAS domain S-box protein, translated as MGIIVSLLLLTSIYYLLHRQIVQRQRAEILLRQQTNRERLVTQIAQQIRQSLDLDEVLATTVAEVQRFLQADRVLIYRLWNDGTGSTIHETVLPPFPRVLGTTFPEEVFPREYHQAYSLGKTRTIANVEQADIQPCLVDFVKQFGVQAKLVVPIIQEHRESQGENSVPYLWGLLIVHQCSHPRQWEPWEVELMKQLATQVAIAIQQSELYSQLQQLNSQLEARVEQRTAELASVNSSLRHTNDTLQALVTASPRAIVMLDREGKVKIWNPAAEQMFGWQEAEVLNCPNPISLKDYPTLQKSVLQGTTYSRLEFRQQKKDGTPIDIIFSAAPLLDSDGEISGIVAVIADITEQKQQAEQVRLLQSVVLNTNDAILITEADTIDEPGPRILYVNEAFSRITGYQPHEVLGKTPRLLQGDKTDRTELQKIRSALSRWEPITVEVINYRKDGTEFWNEFSIVPVSNQQGWYTHWIAVQRDTTGRKQAEQALRRSEERWRSLIENALDIIMILDLDGSIGYVSPSVEKVLGYPVADLLGKNGMELVHEDDLTVTRERLTNTSSSLETVEFRYRHQDGSWRILEAISQPFVDSAATLRIMVNARDITERKRLDEIRLALEREKELSALKTRFFSMASHEFRTPLSTALAAAQVLENCQDAWDISAKRLRNLHRIQDAVKHMVQLLDDILTINRAETGKLAFNPKKLDLHLYCGDFVEEMRHSLGTAHTLIFSCQGKPIPVCMDEKLLRSMLSNLLSNAIKYSPTSGVVRVSLDFQPHHVILAVEDYGIGMLPEDQKQLFEPFHRGKNVRTIPGTGLGLVVVKKCVDLHQGTIQVISAVGKGTTCLVTLPLSGN; from the coding sequence ATGGGCATCATAGTTAGCCTATTGTTGCTTACTTCTATCTACTATCTGCTGCATAGACAAATTGTTCAGCGTCAGCGAGCCGAAATTTTGTTGCGACAGCAAACGAATCGGGAACGGTTGGTGACACAGATTGCTCAACAGATTCGTCAATCCTTAGATCTTGATGAAGTGCTGGCAACAACAGTGGCAGAAGTCCAACGTTTTTTGCAAGCCGATCGCGTTCTGATTTATCGTCTGTGGAATGATGGTACAGGAAGTACAATTCACGAGACTGTCTTACCACCTTTCCCTAGGGTTTTAGGAACAACCTTCCCAGAGGAAGTATTTCCACGAGAATATCATCAAGCCTATTCCCTAGGGAAAACCCGGACTATTGCTAATGTTGAGCAGGCAGATATCCAGCCTTGTTTAGTCGATTTTGTCAAGCAGTTTGGTGTACAGGCAAAATTAGTAGTTCCAATTATCCAAGAGCATCGGGAAAGTCAGGGGGAAAATTCCGTTCCCTATCTCTGGGGACTATTGATTGTCCATCAATGCAGTCATCCTCGGCAATGGGAACCTTGGGAAGTGGAGTTGATGAAACAACTAGCGACTCAAGTGGCGATCGCCATTCAACAATCAGAACTGTACAGCCAACTTCAGCAACTAAATAGTCAATTGGAAGCGAGGGTAGAACAACGTACCGCAGAACTCGCAAGCGTTAATAGTTCTCTCCGTCATACTAACGATACTCTACAAGCTTTAGTTACAGCCTCACCCCGCGCCATTGTCATGCTGGATCGAGAGGGTAAGGTGAAGATATGGAATCCAGCAGCAGAGCAAATGTTTGGTTGGCAGGAAGCAGAGGTACTGAATTGCCCCAACCCCATTAGTTTAAAAGATTATCCCACCCTACAAAAAAGTGTCTTACAAGGGACTACCTATTCCCGATTGGAATTTCGTCAACAGAAAAAAGATGGTACTCCCATTGATATTATTTTTTCTGCTGCTCCCTTACTCGATAGTGATGGGGAAATTAGTGGGATTGTGGCGGTAATTGCCGATATTACAGAACAGAAACAACAAGCGGAACAGGTGCGTTTACTGCAATCGGTAGTACTTAACACCAACGATGCGATTTTGATTACAGAAGCGGATACCATTGATGAACCTGGTCCACGTATTCTCTATGTGAATGAGGCTTTTAGCCGTATCACTGGTTACCAACCCCATGAGGTTTTGGGTAAAACTCCCCGTCTATTGCAGGGAGATAAAACCGATCGCACAGAATTACAAAAAATTCGCTCGGCGCTCTCCCGTTGGGAACCTATCACCGTAGAAGTGATTAACTACCGCAAGGATGGCACAGAATTTTGGAATGAATTTAGTATTGTGCCTGTATCTAATCAACAGGGTTGGTATACCCACTGGATTGCTGTGCAACGGGATACCACAGGGCGTAAACAGGCAGAACAGGCACTGCGGCGAAGTGAAGAACGCTGGCGATCGCTGATCGAAAATGCCTTAGATATCATCATGATTTTGGACCTTGATGGTAGTATTGGTTACGTCAGCCCCTCCGTGGAAAAGGTTTTAGGCTATCCTGTGGCGGATTTGTTGGGTAAAAACGGGATGGAATTGGTTCATGAAGATGATTTGACGGTAACGCGGGAACGTTTGACGAATACATCCTCCAGTCTAGAAACCGTAGAATTTCGCTACCGCCATCAAGATGGTTCCTGGCGCATCTTAGAAGCTATCAGTCAACCCTTTGTGGATAGTGCTGCTACCCTGAGAATCATGGTTAATGCCCGTGATATCACCGAACGTAAGCGACTTGATGAGATTCGTTTGGCACTGGAAAGGGAAAAAGAACTGAGTGCCCTGAAAACTCGCTTTTTCTCCATGGCATCCCATGAGTTTCGCACCCCCTTGAGTACTGCTCTCGCAGCTGCCCAGGTTCTGGAAAATTGTCAAGATGCATGGGATATTTCTGCCAAAAGGCTAAGGAATCTGCATCGCATTCAAGATGCCGTCAAGCATATGGTGCAGCTACTAGACGATATTTTGACGATTAATCGAGCGGAAACGGGAAAACTGGCTTTTAATCCTAAAAAACTGGATTTACACCTCTATTGTGGTGATTTTGTCGAGGAAATGCGCCACAGTCTGGGAACTGCACACACCCTGATTTTTTCTTGTCAGGGAAAACCGATTCCTGTCTGCATGGATGAAAAGTTATTGCGCTCTATGCTGTCTAATTTGCTGTCGAATGCGATTAAGTATTCTCCAACATCGGGGGTTGTGCGTGTCAGCTTGGATTTTCAGCCCCATCATGTCATCCTAGCTGTGGAAGATTACGGGATTGGGATGCTACCGGAAGACCAAAAACAATTATTTGAACCCTTCCATCGTGGTAAGAATGTGCGAACGATTCCCGGTACAGGATTGGGATTGGTGGTGGTAAAAAAATGTGTGGACTTACATCAGGGTACTATTCAGGTTATCAGTGCAGTGGGCAAGGGTACAACTTGCTTGGTGACACTGCCTTTGTCTGGTAATTAG
- a CDS encoding bile acid:sodium symporter family protein, producing the protein MQASFFTTVMLPTALALMMLGMGLSLVPEDFQRVIKYPKAVAVGLTSQLVLLPVIAVIIAKLVPMEPAIAIGLIIVALCPGGVSSNIITFLAQGDVALSVTLTALSSVITVFTIPVLANLAFQHFMGQTTAIALPIGSTILQIFLITLLPVALGMGLRQILPELARRLEKVTSRMAIALLAAIILILIIREWNRLPGFILQVGIAVVLLNSLSMGAGFYLSKLFKLNRPQQICIAIEVGLQNGTLAIAITAGLLNNPDMAVPAAVYSLFMNVTGLMAIAYGRKLAGAV; encoded by the coding sequence ATGCAAGCAAGCTTTTTTACTACGGTAATGTTACCTACAGCCTTGGCTCTGATGATGCTAGGAATGGGTTTATCTCTTGTACCAGAAGATTTCCAGCGCGTAATTAAATATCCTAAAGCCGTCGCCGTTGGCTTAACCAGTCAGTTAGTTTTATTACCAGTAATTGCTGTGATAATTGCGAAACTTGTGCCCATGGAGCCAGCGATCGCCATCGGACTAATTATCGTGGCGTTGTGTCCTGGTGGGGTGTCCTCGAACATTATCACATTCCTTGCCCAGGGTGATGTTGCCCTTTCAGTCACCTTAACGGCTTTGAGCAGTGTGATTACGGTATTTACCATTCCAGTGTTGGCGAATTTAGCCTTTCAGCACTTCATGGGGCAAACTACGGCGATCGCCCTACCTATTGGTTCTACAATCCTGCAAATTTTTCTGATTACTCTGTTACCTGTGGCTTTGGGAATGGGTTTGAGGCAGATATTACCAGAACTTGCCCGTCGTCTAGAAAAAGTCACTAGTCGTATGGCGATCGCCCTGCTCGCTGCAATTATTCTGATTCTGATCATTCGAGAGTGGAACCGTCTGCCTGGATTTATCCTCCAAGTCGGAATCGCTGTGGTGCTATTGAATTCTCTATCTATGGGTGCAGGATTTTATCTCAGCAAGTTGTTTAAGCTGAATCGTCCCCAGCAAATCTGCATTGCCATTGAAGTCGGTTTACAAAATGGTACCTTGGCGATCGCCATTACCGCCGGACTCCTCAACAATCCGGATATGGCTGTGCCCGCAGCAGTCTATAGTCTGTTCATGAATGTTACCGGGTTGATGGCGATCGCCTATGGTAGAAAGTTAGCAGGGGCTGTGTGA